The segment aaaatgaaaaaaactaaCAATCATACTACATATACATTTGTTATAGAAggaatcaaaaaaaaatattgaaagccaTGAATTTGACGGTTACCTATGAAAAGTGGAAGAATATCGGAGAGAGAAGGTCAAAattttttcaatgaaaattCAAATTAGAAGGGAAgagtaattttaggaaaatatatGGAATGAGAATAGGAgagataaatttaattttaaataaaattatataaaaatctttGGACGACTATTTTTATCATGCATACAAATAGATAGTGGTCCCATTAATTATGGCAAAAACTTTAAAACTATATTTACTGAccgtaaataaattaaactatacccttaTTAACTAATATGTGGTTTGGTAAGagcttaaaaattatatataatgacaaattaattattcaaattaaatgctataatcatactttgatttaattgtgcacGGTAGCTAATGGTTTGTCAGTCGCCTATCTCCTTCTCGCTTACAAAcagaaatgtataaaatgtgtttttgtttaaataaagcgggagaaaattgaatatatacatatatttttgtttccttCTCTCCCCTCTCttaaatctcgctcgccaccctcccCTCTCCCCGTCTCACGCTTATCAAACAATCAAAATGCATAAATTGtgtgtgtttctgtttgtacaaagcgagagaaaattgtatatacacatacaaatatatatatctttcgtcctatacacttataatcatacaatacaaatattgcCCTAccctattttcttttgttttttttttctctttttcgttttatacataaataaattatacaattgatctttttttatatatgtatatagagCTATATAACTTGTTTCTTTGTATATgcataacaaattatataactatttttctttatatatatagcaaaatatatatatttatgtttgctatagagtataattatgtaaaatataactataacatataaatataatttttatatttgctatacgTAAAAGTTATACGATATATGCTTTAGTTGTTATTTGAAGCCCAACCTcaataacaaaatcaacatatattactttttattaaaTGGTGTCACAGACATTCCTTCGCTCAAACATGTGTTCGCCCATGTGGATATTTGatttatatgaatattaaaaattaaaaagaaatagcaTTGTGTTACAAAACGAAGTATAGAAATTTAATagcaaagaaataaaaataaagatgacTAATATTTTTTCGTTCAATTTTTCAATGCATTGTATTTACCTCTAAGAtaactatatataaaaagtaagtTATATGTAATCCTTCAAAGtaattaaagaaatttttaaagtcataattaaattttttaaagtcatacttaagttttttttgaagtcataaaatttgaatttgatatattacatctatatttcattatttataacactttttcaaattaattggaTTGTCATTAACAGCCACATGCAACATTTCAATACAtctaaattttgttgttttggtTCTAAAATTTCATGATTAAGATGTTCttaattttgttaataaaaCCTTAATTTGGCTTTTCAGTAAGCCAATTAGTTATAACATAGATTGTGATGTCGTGGTAGTAATCCGATTAGATTAGAGTGTCCAGACTGCATTATGGGTGCggaatatatatgttttatggtAATAATTACAAGAGATTGGTAACGAAAGAGTGAAAAGGAAGTCATGTGGGGGCGCTTAAACTTGGTTCACaaatttatttggggtaaaGATAGGAGGGGAAGTTACGTGGCATAAAATTGGAGTCTCATTATCTTGTACCAAAATGAGAGGTGGTCAGCCCAAAATGACAGAAACCATATGATATTGATTTAAACAAGAGAGTTTAGAGTTTGGAGTAAGTAAGGAGAGAGGAAGAAATGGCAAAGCCAGTGCAAATTGAAGTGTGGAATCCAAATGGAAAATATAGAGTTGTCAGCACAAAATCTATGCCTGGGACTAGATGGATTAATCTTCTCATTCAACAAGATTGTCGTCTCGAAGTAACTAACATATATTATACTACTACTagtctttttttgaaaaaacttatttattGAATTCATTTTGTAGATATGCACTGAGAAGAAAACTATTTTATCAGTTGATGACATTCTTGCTCTTATTGGAGATAGGTGCGATGGTGTCATTGGCCAGGTATGTGTTATGACTGATTCACAATTTTTTACTCTAACCCTTCAAGCTATGTTGCTAATGATTCATATTTGCCCGTTAACTCTGCTGCCCAACCACTTTGGTAAATTTGTTCCCACAGTCCAGTCCAGAGGCAAATTTAATTTGGACCATTTTAGCTACCGTTTTCCCATGAAATTTCACTTGTTTTCCAAGTGAAATGCAATCTATGGCCTATCTAGACAAACAAGTAACCTGTCTCATCATTTTTAACTATATATGTGTGGACATTCAATTGTTATGTGACCTCCTCATTTGTGTATCCAATGGAAGTTAAATTTCATAGTATGATTTGTGTTGTTCAGTTGACAGAAGATTGGGGAGACACACTGTTCTCTGCATTAAGCAAGGCTGGTGGGAAAGCTTTTAGTAACATGGCTGTAGGATACAACAATGTTGACGTCGAAGCTGCTAACAAGTATGGTGTTGCTGTTGGAAATACACCTGTGAGTTTATACTACTTGTCGTTTTTTCCACTTCCtattaaatttcatttcttAGCTACTCCAATAACCAGTAATTTTGCATTACAGATTAGACATCTTAGCTTGTAATGTCTTAAATGCTTGACATGTCTAATCATATATTCTTTTGACTCTCTCTTTTTATATCTATATTTTGTTTTGCATATGAATACATAGTTAGAGCCAAAAGCAATGAGTTCAGTTAAGCCCACATAGCTCGATCCTGGACCCCCTCTGGATGAATGGAGGATGACTAGAAAgtcgaagatgaaattgtttAAACTTATCAAAACCACTGAAAATCTTTGCCGACACCTATCCAACTGGCATTTAACCCAACACATAACAATGAATCAATAgtataatatcaaatttaaagTCAGTTATGTATCCTCTTAATAGcaagtttttttatttgtcatataaGGTCTTGTACCTGGAATTTCTGTTATGAGGAAATGCCCCATTTCACtttgaatttgaagttgataaaacatttcttttagaaaagaaaCAAGGCACATTAGTTGTCCTGAAGGGTCTACACGTGTGTTAAATTAATCCTCAGCTTGTAGATGCAGTAGGAGTGATTTTATTGGATCAAATAGATTTGATCGGTATGGTAAATGATACAAGAAAACTTATTTGAGTTCTGAATATGTGCATATCTGTAGAGGCATCCTTTGATCTTCTGATGCAATGCTCTATGATCAGGGAGTACTGACAGAGACTACAGCAGAGTTAGCGGCTTCACTTTCTTTAGCTGCAGCGAGAAGAATTGTGGAGGCAGATGAGTTCATGAGAGCTGGAAAATATGAAGGATGGCTTCCACATTTGTATGAAAATCTTCAATTCTGTTTATTGTGTCTTCGCAGGTCTATAACTGAATTCTTTAGGTCTAAATCTTAAATGGTTTCATTGCCAGGTTTGTGGGGAACTTACTTAAAGGACAAACGGTTGGCGTAATTGGGGCTGGTCGTATTGGATCTGCTTATGCTAGAATGATGGTAATCAGCGCTAGTATAATCCTCTTTAAGTTTTCTTTGAACTGTTTCAAAAACTTCGTGATCGCTGGAACCCATGATTAAGAAATTGTATGTAAATTTGCTATGTTAATTGGAGCAACTTTGGTGTTTTATTGCAACAGGTTGAAGGCTTCAAAATGAACTTGATATACTACGACCTATATCAATCTACTCGTCTAGAAAAATTTGTGACAGGCATGTTTTAATCAATGTTACATCAACAAACTTCTCAAGCTCATTGCATGTACTTATATGTTTTCTCGCCTTTGCAGCCTATGGTCAGTTTTTGAAAGCCAATGGTGAACAACCTGTAACATGGAAAAGGGCTTCATCCATGGAGGAGGTCCTCCAAGAGGCTGATGTGGTAATTATGTACATCGAGAATGCACTATAAGATTTCTTATTCATTTATCTTTATACATATTTACTGGATTCTCATTCAATTTCTTGTCTTGATCAAAATGCTTCTCTAGATAAG is part of the Solanum lycopersicum chromosome 1, SLM_r2.1 genome and harbors:
- the LOC100191110 gene encoding glycerate dehydrogenase codes for the protein MAKPVQIEVWNPNGKYRVVSTKSMPGTRWINLLIQQDCRLEICTEKKTILSVDDILALIGDRCDGVIGQLTEDWGDTLFSALSKAGGKAFSNMAVGYNNVDVEAANKYGVAVGNTPGVLTETTAELAASLSLAAARRIVEADEFMRAGKYEGWLPHLFVGNLLKGQTVGVIGAGRIGSAYARMMVEGFKMNLIYYDLYQSTRLEKFVTAYGQFLKANGEQPVTWKRASSMEEVLQEADVISLHPILDKTTYHLVNKERLALMKKEAILVNCSRGPVIDEVALVEHLRENPMFRVGLDVFEDEPYMKPGLADMKNAVVVPHIASASKWTREGMATLAALNVLGKIKGYPIWSNPNSVEPFLNENAPPPAACPSIVNSKALGLPVSKL